Proteins encoded together in one Juglans regia cultivar Chandler chromosome 9, Walnut 2.0, whole genome shotgun sequence window:
- the LOC108994289 gene encoding metalloendoproteinase 1-MMP-like, with product MFPFFSYYCIMFFFFSFFFLCLSRPCFPARAPPDLSTVLTVDAHNATWQGFVRFLHAGKGTHVSGMSELKTYFNRFGYLPTPSPKEEFDDIFDTQFESAVVLYQQNLGLPVTGKLDSDTILAIMSPRCGMSDHTSHTLHTTRHFAFFNGQPRWFRPPPMTLTYAFSPNDTIDYLSSSDIQMAFRRAFSRWESVIPVNFTETMDYQSANIRIGFYGGDHYDGEPFDGVLGVLAHAFSPENGNLHLDAAERWAVDFKLEKSKVAVDLESVATHEIGHVLGLAHSSVKESVMYPRIGPRTKKVELKIDDVSGIQTLYGPNPNFKYSSLLESENSVNQASGQERRFSRLTLVLGLILLRSFLGTS from the coding sequence ATGTTTCCGTTTTTCAGTTACTACTGCAtcatgttcttcttcttctccttcttcttcctctgtcTTTCCCGCCCTTGCTTTCCCGCCAGAGCCCCACCAGACTTGTCAACTGTACTAACCGTCGATGCCCACAACGCCACGTGGCAAGGCTTCGTCAGGTTCCTACATGCCGGGAAGGGCACCCACGTTAGCGGCATGTCGGAGCTCAAGACTTACTTCAACCGTTTTGGTTACCTCCCCACGCCCTCGCCCAAGGAGGAATTCGATGATATCTTCGACACTCAATTCGAATCCGCCGTTGTTCTCTACCAGCAAAACCTTGGATTGCCCGTCACCGGAAAGCTCGACTCCGACACCATATTGGCCATCATGTCGCCGAGGTGTGGCATGAGTGATCATACCTCGCATACCTTGCATACGACGCGTCACTTCGCTTTCTTTAACGGTCAACCGCGATGGTTCCGGCCGCCTCCGATGACGCTAACCTACGCTTTCTCTCCGAACGACACGATCGATTACTTGAGCTCGTCCGATATTCAGATGGCTTTTAGGCGCGCTTTCTCGAGGTGGGAGTCGGTAATTCCGGTGAACTTCACCGAGACGATGGACTACCAATCGGCGAATATCCGAATCGGATTTTACGGGGGGGATCACTACGACGGAGAGCCGTTCGATGGGGTGCTGGGAGTGTTGGCTCATGCTTTCTCACCGGAGAACgggaatctccacctggatgcAGCGGAGAGGTGGGCGGTGGACTTCAAATTGGAGAAGTCAAAGGTGGCCGTCGATTTGGAATCGGTGGCTACCCACGAGATCGGGCATGTACTGGGGCTTGCTCATAGTTCGGTGAAAGAGTCTGTCATGTATCCGAGAATTGGTCCAAGGACGAAGAAGGTGGAGCTGAAGATAGACGACGTGAGCGGAATTCAGACTCTTTACGGGCCAAACCCTAATTTCAAGTACAGTTCTTTGTTGGAGTCTGAAAATTCTGTCAACCAAGCCAGTGGCCAGGAGAGAAGATTCTCCAGGTTGACCCTTGTTTTGGGTCTGATACTATTACGTTCGTTTCTGGGTACATCATGA
- the LOC108994405 gene encoding protein NONRESPONDING TO OXYLIPINS 2, mitochondrial isoform X1, whose amino-acid sequence MASACNRFVSRASLSSVKSAIRSNVRTSPLTKSATSTSPGVPLPSRSTSSSLPRFSFSRCPAELGCVQSMLPLHSAVAVARMMSCLSTTSRSSRALSQGTLCCTSPGL is encoded by the exons ATGGCTTCGGCATGCAACAGATTCGTCAGCAGAGCATCCCTATCGTCCGTAAAATCCGCCATTAGATCTAATGTCCGTACATCTCCACTTACCAAATCCGCCACGTCCACCTCTCCGGGCGTCCCTCTTCCCTCTAGATCCACTTCGAGTTCTCTTCCCCGATTCTCATTCTCCAG GTGTCCCGCGGAACTGGGATGCGTGCAGTCCATGTTGCCACTTCACAGCGCGGTGGCAGTGGCGAGAATGATGTCTTGCCTGAGCACCACATCGAGGAGTTCTCGAGCGCTCTCGCAGGGTACACTCTGCTGCACCTCTCCGGGCCTGTAG
- the LOC108994405 gene encoding protein NONRESPONDING TO OXYLIPINS 2, mitochondrial isoform X2: MASACNRFVSRASLSSVKSAIRSNVRTSPLTKSATSTSPGVPLPSRSTSSSLPRFSFSRCPAELGCVQSMLPLHSAVAVARMMSCLSTTSRSSRALSQELGLSVPR, encoded by the exons ATGGCTTCGGCATGCAACAGATTCGTCAGCAGAGCATCCCTATCGTCCGTAAAATCCGCCATTAGATCTAATGTCCGTACATCTCCACTTACCAAATCCGCCACGTCCACCTCTCCGGGCGTCCCTCTTCCCTCTAGATCCACTTCGAGTTCTCTTCCCCGATTCTCATTCTCCAG GTGTCCCGCGGAACTGGGATGCGTGCAGTCCATGTTGCCACTTCACAGCGCGGTGGCAGTGGCGAGAATGATGTCTTGCCTGAGCACCACATCGAGGAGTTCTCGAGCGCTCTCGCAGG AGCTTGGTCTGTCAGTTCCAAGGTGA
- the LOC108994405 gene encoding protein NONRESPONDING TO OXYLIPINS 2, mitochondrial isoform X3 — MASACNRFVSRASLSSVKSAIRSNVRTSPLTKSATSTSPGVPLPSRSTSSSLPRFSFSRCPAELGCVQSMLPLHSAVAVARMMSCLSTTSRSSRALSQDGVDGT, encoded by the exons ATGGCTTCGGCATGCAACAGATTCGTCAGCAGAGCATCCCTATCGTCCGTAAAATCCGCCATTAGATCTAATGTCCGTACATCTCCACTTACCAAATCCGCCACGTCCACCTCTCCGGGCGTCCCTCTTCCCTCTAGATCCACTTCGAGTTCTCTTCCCCGATTCTCATTCTCCAG GTGTCCCGCGGAACTGGGATGCGTGCAGTCCATGTTGCCACTTCACAGCGCGGTGGCAGTGGCGAGAATGATGTCTTGCCTGAGCACCACATCGAGGAGTTCTCGAGCGCTCTCGCAGG ATGGAGTTGATGGTACGTGA
- the LOC108994404 gene encoding WAT1-related protein At5g47470-like yields MVEMMEIMELKKRDIYEDVVIIGGLIGVQFVYAGNSVLLSYLMSNGIRPLTIVIFSAFSTFLIISPIATYFERSRWPKKFSFKLITQLLLISFGGVTLFQTLFLKGIKLTSAAAATAMPNLAPGFIFVIAWTFRLEKVKLSCLYSKVKIIGTLLCVVGALAMSIMHSSGVTAREAELKHPLPDVAFDTQKIIGCLYLVAAVLALSSNVVLQAKTLSDFPAPMSLCAITSLMGMVMTAVVQLIQDHRIDIGWPLVNIKDLIAFSLLGGFVSGVCVSFNGWAMKKRGPVFVSTFSPISTVCSVILSVASLGDTINIGSLIGMFLMFIGLYFVLWAKGKEGYYAADDIESEFNAKKPLLS; encoded by the exons atggtAGAGATGATGGAGATAATGGAGCTGAAGAAGAGGGATATATATGAAGATGTGGTGATAATAGGGGGTTTGATTGGGGTGCAATTTGTATATGCAGGGAACTCTGTATTGCTAAGTTATCTTATGTCTAATGGAATCAGACCTCTCACCATTGTTATTTTCTCTGCCTTCTCCACCTTCCTCATCATCTCTCCCATTGCCACTTATTTCGAAAG GAGCAGGTGGCCCAAGAAATTCAGCTTCAAGTTAATAACACAGCTGCTTTTGATCTCTTTTGGAGG GGTAACATTATTCCAGACCCTATTTCTGAAGGGGATAAAGCTAACTTCAGCAGCAGCTGCAACCGCCATGCCAAACCTTGCTCCAGGCTTTATCTTTGTCATTGCATGGACTTTCAG ACTGGAGAAGGTAAAACTTAGCTGCTTGTACAGCAAAGTCAAGATTATAGGCACGTTGCTCTGCGTTGTGGGTGCTCTCGCAATGAGCATAATGCACAGCAGCGGGGTTACAGCAAGGGAGGCTGAACTAAAACATCCCTTACCTGATGTTGCCTTCGATACACAGAAGATCATAGGCTGCCTCTACCTCGTTGCAGCAGTTTTGGCTTTATCCAGCAATGTTGTATTGCAG GCTAAAACATTGAGTGATTTTCCAGCACCAATGTCCTTGTGTGCAATAACATCCTTGATGGGTATGGTTATGACTGCAGTTGTCCAACTAATTCAAGATCACAGAATTGATATTGGTTGGCCACTTGTGAATATCAAAGACTTGATTGCCTTTTCTCTACTG GGAGGTTTTGTGAGTGGAGTATGTGTAAGCTTCAATGGATGGGCAATGAAAAAAAGGGGGCCAGTCTTTGTTTCCACGTTTAGTCCCATTAGTACAGTCTGCTCAGTCATTCTCTCGGTGGCTTCCTTAGGAGACACCATTAATATTGGAAG CCTTATTGGTATGTTCCTTATGTTCATCGGCCTTTACTTTGTGCTTTGGGCTAAAGGGAAGGAAGGTTACTATGCAGCAGATGACATAGAAAGTGAGTTCAATGCAAAGAAGCCTCTCCTCTCTTAA